The Scylla paramamosain isolate STU-SP2022 unplaced genomic scaffold, ASM3559412v1 Contig2, whole genome shotgun sequence nucleotide sequence GGTGCGCCAAACCTTACGGTATTTTACTGTTTCCCCAGTATTAACgtggctttccttacccttcttaTCAGAGAAGGGCACTGGTCTACCCTGGTGAGGGGGTGTTCgttcgtgcgtgtgtatgtcacATCTGTTGGCAAGCGTGAAATTGTTCACGGTGATTGGTTCCTTTGTTTGAGAATGCAGCTGCTGTCCAATTAAAACATGAGGGATTAATTTAGCCAATGACAGCGCTTTACTTcatcctgaggagggagaagcgctcaatttgaaatatttgagttAGTGCGAGGAAGAAGTCTGTCTGTTGCTGCCATTATTTCCAGCGCACCACCACATTTTGTGAAGAGAAACAAGGTGACcacttcttattcatttctctgccttgccagttaggttaggtgactttagttaggttaagtttgtttagtttggttagtgtgattaggtttggttaagttatgtttggttaggttaggttaggtagtttagctaggttaaattagtttggttaggttttatttgggtaggttaggttaatttagttaggttaggttagttaggttaggttaagttaggttaggttaagttagtttggttaggttaagttagtcttggttaggttaggttaagttaggtttggttaggttaggttaagttaggttaggtttggttaggtttggttaggttctctgccttgccagttaggttaggtgactttagttaggttaggttaagttagtttggtttgtgtggttaggtttggttaagttatgtttggttaggttaggttaggtagttttGTCAGgttgttagtttggttaggttttatttggctagtttaggttaatttagtcaggttaggttacttaggttaagttaagttaagttaggtttggttaagttagtttggttaggttaagttagtcttggttaggttaggttaagttaggtttggttaggttaggttaagttaggttaggttaaattaggtttggttaggttaggttagctactttagttaggttaagttagctagtTTGGTTAGGCCTGTAAGGTGGAGATTGAACGGAATGATGTCGCTTTCCTCCAGAGTGGTGAATCTGCTCCACCCGGATCCTCGTTGCTGGATCCACTTGTTGCGGTGGATTGTTACCCTCTAATTTAATTCattcccatcaccactaaccTTGCTGTTGGAATGACAGTTCCCACAAACACTCCATTTAAATTCAAATTATGTTGAAAGGCCGGGGGTAaatgtgacattttttttaatttatttttttcttcacctcagTTAAATTGTCTGTGTGCATGATTTGGTTAGCCTTAGATGTTAATGAGTtaggtattctgtacacagcattaatactgtgataacattttaaacagtaagtattctgtacacagcattaatactgtgataacattttgaacagtaagtattctgtacacagcattaatactgtgataatattttgaacagtaagtattctgtacacagcattaatactgtgataacattttgaacaagtACTCGTATACCGGGGAAAAACTGTGTTTGTGTCCTTGATGACCCAGTGAAGTGTGCGTGGGTGACCCAACTTTGGGCTGTGACCCaagggttaagaaccactgaccCAAGGTGATGCACTCTTCCAGGCacttgctgtgagagagaggggagacctGTGCACCGCTCTGCTGCACTGTGCTTAGATGTCCCTGGTACAATCCTGAGACTGTACCATTCTTGCCCCTATTGTgagtatgtctgtgtgtgtgtgtgtgtgtgtgcgtgtgtgtgtagttgacaATTACTGAAGAGTTTGTGACTTGACCCGTCCCACAAGTGACAAAAACGGCATCACGTTGGTCAGTGCTTGCAGAAATGGCTCTTTCTGAGACGTGGGTACAGTTTGTAATGGCTGCCACTCTTCCCTGCTCCACAGACCAGGCCAGCATCCAGGCCGTCGCCCTGCCTGGCACTGACGGCTGTCTGACCTCCCCGAGGGTCCCTGCAGGACTGGACGCGGCGTGTGCTGGCGGGAGTGGTGCTGCGGTGGAGGTCGTGAGGCCAGGCAGCAGCATGAGCGGCCAGCGGCggcggcaacagcagcagcagcagcagcagcagcagcagccagcctcaggtgtggggaggcACAGGCGTGGTGGCAAGAATCACCTGGAGGCAGGCAGCTCTGtccacagaggagagagcaagtttgagtgccagcagtgtgacaaAACTTTTGTATCCAGACAAGGCCTTAAgtaccacaccctgacacacagtggtgttagaaattatgagtgtggtgagtgtgggaagaaatttacccagaagtcttccctcaccagacacaccctgacacacagtggtgttagaaattatgagtgtgatgagtgtgggaagaaatttacccacaagtcttacctcaccacacacaccctgacacacagtggcgTTAGAAATTAtaagtgtgatgagtgtgggaagaaatttacccaaaagtcttccctcaacacacacaccctgacacacagtggtgttagaaattatgagtgtgatgagtgtgggaagaaatttatccacaagtcttccctcaccacacactccctgacacacagtggtgttagaaattatgagtgtgatgagtgtgggaagaaatttacccacaagtcttacctcaccacacacaccctgacacacagtggcgTTAGAAATTAtaagtgtgatgagtgtgggaagaaatttacccaaaagtcttccctcaacacacacaccctgacacacagtggtgttagaaattatgagtgtgatgagtgtgggaagaaatttatccacaagtcttccctcaccacacactccctgacacacagtggtgttagaaattatgagtgtgatgagtgtgggaaaagatttccTACCATTTCTCGTCTCAATGAACACGCCTTCAGACACACTGGGGTGAGGGAGTTcgagtgtgatgtttgtggcaagtGTTTCATGACAAAGGCTGAGATTGCCCAGCACGTGAAGATCCacttctgaggtggtggtgtgtggacaCATGGGGCCACACCTgtacctgtggtggtggtggtggtggtggtggtggtggtggccgtgcctgtgtgtgctgtgagggagTCATGACCAcagcagttttgtgtggtggtggtggtggtggtgtgggggaatcatggccccagcagttttgtgtggtggtggtggtggtggtagtggtgtgggggagtcatggccccagcagttttgtgtggtggtggtggtggtgtgggggagtcatggccccagcatttgttttgttggcagtgcaggtgtgactttcaataaatgtgtgtgtgcagtaaacctttgtttgtgtattcaccaggtgtagtatacagggcctcagctacaggaatatattgtagtgaggcagcccctctctctccttgcctcaagtgtttgtgtattcaccaggtgtagtatacagggcctcagctacaggaatatattgtagtgaggcagcccctctctccttgcctcaagtgtttgtgtattcaccaggtgtagtatacagggcctcagctacaggaatatattgtagtgaggcagcccctctctctccttgcctcaagtgtttgtgtattcactaggtgtagtatacagggcctcagctacaggaatatattgtagtgaggcagcccctctctctccttgcctcaagtgtttgtgtattcaccaggtgtagtatacagggcctcagctacaggaatatattgtagtgaggcagcccctctctctccttgcctcaagtgcaTTTCAGTCGGCAGTGTGGCGCAGCATTGAAGGCTGTTACAAAGATGCACAGCGTCCAAAGGGCGAGTGTAGTCGTGCacgtttggccagccactaaccctttgactgccacttggtagacctttccctcatcaccaatcactgagacacctttacttgCTCCACAGGCACATCcagtctttgaactgggaagaaattgcaaaatatattcttgcgctgctgctggtactgctgactgtgttgtgttgcagggaaAGGGTCCAGGGACAGGCAGGTTGGTCACACTTAACCCTCCCTGTGTGAATGCATGTTGCTTCTCACCAAACACTTTTCTGGCCTGTAAATCTCGAGTGTTTCATCCCTGACCACTTCCCCCGTGGCTTGTGTGCTGTGCTTGTAAGGCTTGCTGGGGCACCACCACTGGCTGCCGTCCCAACACTGACACCTCTGCAggtgaacaccaccaccaaggtctatacagggtgtctcaagaggaaaggaacaccAACACTAATAACACAGTCTTCTGATGCCTAACACAACACTGTCTTCTAGTGGTCAGTCtctgtcatttttctcttcatttcttttttctctttatacaaGTGTTGTCaatcagtttgtctgtctgtcatatttctctgttcatttctttctcctcttctcttctcttcatacaGGTGTTatcaatcagtctgtctgtcatatttctctgttcatttctttctcctcttctcttctcttcatacaAGTGTTgtcaatcagtctgtctgtctgtcatatttctctgttcatttctttctcctcttctcttctcttcatacaGGTGTTATCAATCACTCTGTCTGTCATATTTctctgttcatttctttctcctcttctcttcatacaagtgttattaattaatttgtgTCATATTCCtcaatccatttctttcttgtcttctcttctttccctcatacaAGTGTTACCAGTTAATCACACATTCctctgttcatttctttcttctcttctcttgtcttctcttcacaCAGGAGTTATGAACCAATCTGTGTCAGTTCCTCACTTTACTGGCCAAGAACACATTACATTGTAGTCTTGGTGCTGTAATGCAAACACACTCCAGggcaagaacaaggacaagaaacaagaacaagccTGGGAAACAAAAtgcataaagaaaaggaggaacaaaaacaaaactggtgaactaggaaaacaaaacaaagcaaaacagtaCTGGTTTACTaggaacaacaacacaaactgGTGAAttattttgacacacacacacacacacacacacacacacacagtttaacaATTTCATAACCAAGACGTACAGTAGCAGGTTAAGGTTCCCTCATTAGCACTCTTGACCTAACAAAAGTGCAAACTACAGTATTGGTCCCTTCTCATTACAACAAATACTTAATATAAATGTTAGTggtgtacattctctctctctctctctctctctctctctctctctctctctctctctctctctctctctctctctctctctctctctctctctctcctgactattttcattaacttttttttttcatctgtttacatatttcctctctctttatacTTTTGACAAttaattattctattttcttaagttctgttcatcttttccctctttataCTTTTAAAAATTAATCATTTAAtacttcttaatttttcatctctttcctctctttataaTTTTGACAATTAATAATTccatttttttaatctctttcctctctttatattTTCGACATTTAATCATTCCATTTACACTGAAGTTTTTCAAGCAATTGTGTACAGTTTCCATTAAGAGACGAGTGAGCCAAACATCAGTGGTCATACAGCTTTTGTAAATGCAGAGGAAAGGGAGttataaaaagagagaggggggggtgtcaCAGGGGAGTGAGAAGGCAGCTGTGTTGAAGGAAGAGTATTAAAGCAaactgaaaatgagaaaacgGATACTGGCTTAAATTGTAGCattagaagacagctaaatcTTTGAATCCCTTGTTGTTTACCTGATCCTCCAAACTCTTGCCTgaacaaaagacaaaagcaaTCCAAagtgagaagaataaagaaaaaagaagaaaaaaagaaaagacaaaatagataCAGGCTTAAACTGTAGCATTAGAAGACAAGCCTGCTCATCCCTTCTCCTGG carries:
- the LOC135095988 gene encoding zinc finger protein 33B-like, which encodes MALSETWVQFVMAATLPCSTDQASIQAVALPGTDGCLTSPRVPAGLDAACAGGSGAAVEVVRPGSSMSGQRRRQQQQQQQQQQQPASGVGRHRRGGKNHLEAGSSVHRGESKFECQQCDKTFVSRQGLKYHTLTHSGVRNYECGECGKKFTQKSSLTRHTLTHSGVRNYECDECGKKFTHKSYLTTHTLTHSGVRNYKCDECGKKFTQKSSLNTHTLTHSGVRNYECDECGKKFIHKSSLTTHSLTHSGVRNYECDECGKKFTHKSYLTTHTLTHSGVRNYKCDECGKKFTQKSSLNTHTLTHSGVRNYECDECGKKFIHKSSLTTHSLTHSGVRNYECDECGKRFPTISRLNEHAFRHTGVREFECDVCGKCFMTKAEIAQHVKIHF